Within Candidatus Methylomirabilota bacterium, the genomic segment GGAGATGCGGCGCTTTCTCCAGTGGCGCTGCCGTGACGCGATCCTGCTGGCCGAGGCCAACGTGCCGCCGGACGAGAGCATGCAGTACTTCGGCGACGAGGGCGACCGGCTGCAGATGATGCTCAACTTTCCGGTCAACCAGCGTCTGTTCTACGCGCTGGCCACGGGAGACACCGGCCCCCTCGTCTGGGCGCTCCAGCAGACGGCCCGCAAGCCCCGCGACGCGCAGTGGGTGCATTTTCTTCGCTCCCACGACGAGCTCGATCTCGGCCGCCTGGCGCCAGAGCAGCGACAGCGGGTGTTCCAGGCCTTCGCACCCGAGCCCTCCATGCAGCTCTACGACCGGGGGATCCGCCGGCGGCTGGCCCCCATGCTGGGCAACGACCGGCGGCGGCTGGAGCTGGCCTTCTCGCTGCTGTACTCGCTGCCGGGCACGCCGATGATGCAGTACGGCGACGAGATCGGGATGGGCGACGACCTGACCCTCGACGAGCGCGAGTGTGCGCGGACGCCGATGCAGTGGACCAGCGAGCGCAACGGCGGGTTCTCGCGCGCCGAGCGCACCGTGCGCCCCTGCATCGACGACGAGACGTACGGCTACCGCGTCGTCAATGCCGCCGACCAGCGGCGGGACCCGAACTCGCTGCTGAACTGGACCGAGCGCCGCATCCGCATGCGCCGGGAATGCCGGGAGCTGAGCTGGGGCGAGTTCAGCGTGGTGCGGACCGACGTGCTGGAGGTCCTGGCGCTGCGCTACGAGTTCCAGGGGGTGGCTATGCTGACGCTACACAACTTCAGCAACCGCCGGCAGACGATCAGCCTCGATCCGCGGCTGCCGAACGGCGACGCCCTGTGGGACGTCTTCGATGACAACCACAGTCGCAGCAAGGGTGGCGAGGCCCATACCATCACGATGCCGCCGTACGGTCACCGCTGGTATCGGGTGGGCGCCATCGACAACACGCTGAACCGGACGCAGGGGATTGACTAATCGCCGTATCGGTGGATCTTCTGGGGGCAGCCCCGGTGGGCTAGGTCGTGTACCAGGAGCGAACCCAGAGGAGGGCACCATGTACAACAACATCCTCTTGGCCGCCGCACTCCAGCAGTGGGAACGCTACAGCGCCCATGCGATCGCCGCCCGAGACGTCGCCGCCGTCCTCGCCCGTCAGGCCAAGCAGCTCTACGTTCTCAGCGTCTACGACAACGAGACCAAGCGGTTGCCGGCCGCAGGCGTCTCTGCCGAGTTGATGGCGCAACTGCGAGAGCAACAGATACAGCAGACGGATCGCTTCATGGCCGAGAGGATGGAGCAGTATATCGAGCCTCTCGTGAGCCAGGGTCTGCCTGTCACGAAGATCTTGCGGCTCGGCAGCCCTCGACACGTCATTGTCGAGGTCGCATCCGAAGTCGGCGCCGATCTGCTGGTCATCGGCAGCCACAGCAAGCGCCGGCTGTTCGATATCGCGCTGGGGGGCACGGCCCGACATGTCAGCACGCATGCGCCCTGCGAGGTCGTGATGGTCGTGCCGAAGAAGTCATAGGCGCCGGATCACCGTGTCACGCCCTTCGCTGACGGTCGCCGAGGCGACGAAGGATCGACGGCTCGGCGATCGTCATCGTGGCGGCGCCTGCCTATGATGGGCAAACCCTTTCCCAGGCAACCTGGACGTATCGGGTGCTTCGGAGAGGATAGCCCCGAGATTGACAAGTCACCTTCCTTGGCAGCCCGTATGCATCCGTCCGATCACATGCTCGCAGACCGGGCCGAGACGGCACCTGGCGGAGGCGGCGCGACGCCGTGGTTGCCTGACCTTTCCGGAGTCCACGTTCTGGTGATCGAAGACGACGAAAGCTCCCGGGACATCCTTGCCGATGTCTTACGCTTCGCCGGTGCCCGCGTCAGCGCCTGCCCGGACGCGTACGCCGGCCTCAAGACGCTGGAGGAGTTCCGGCCCGACGTGATCGTGTGCGATCTCGCCTTACCAGGCATGGATGGCCTCAGCTTCCTGTATGCCCTGCGCGCCCACCACGATTCCGACATGCGGCACACCCCTATGCTGGCGGTGACGGGGTACGACGAGATCTATCGTCCGGAGGAGTTTCTCCGGCTGGGGTGCGAGGGATACATGATGAAGCCGCTCAGCCTCGATCGTGTCTGCGCGGCGGTCGAAAAGCTCGGGCGGCTGACGGGTGGACGTCGCTGCTCTGGCCGGTCCTCCTAGTCAGCCTCCCCTCCCGCGGTCTGGGCCCCCCGACGTACGTACGCGCGGTAAGTAGGTCCGGCCCGGTGGAAGCACCGGGCGTCCGTCGATGCTAACCAAGCGGGTGATGAACGACTCGCAACGTCGTGAGCAGGGGAGTATCATGTAACTAAACGAATGGTTAATAAGAACGCGCGGGGCATCCGGCGGCACCGGGACCCGGAGCGGACGCGCCGGGCGCTGCTCATGGCGGGAACCCAGCTCTTCGCCGAGCGGGGGTACGAGGGCGCGGCGCTGTCGGCGATCGCCGACCGGGCTCGCGTCAACAAGGCGTTGGTCAGCTACTACTTCGGCGGCAAGCGCCAGCTCTATCTGGCCATCGTGACGGCCGCGTTCGGCGAGCTCGTCACGCGCGCCGAGGCGCTGGCGACGTCGGAGCGCCCCGCGCCCGAGCTCCTGCGCGAGGTCATCGCGCTGATCGCCGAGACGGCGATGCGGCGCAATCCGCACTTTCCGGCGATGATGCTGCGCGAGGTGCTGGCCGGCGGGCGGCACCTCGGGGACGAGGCGCTGGGCTATCCGCTGCGTGTGGCCGACGTCGTGCGGCGGATCGTCGAGCGCGGCATGCGCCAGGAAGCCTTCCGGCCGGTGGACCCGTTGCTCACCCACCTGAGCCTGGTCGGAGGCCTGCTCTTCTTCTTCGCCACGGCGCCCCTGCGTCAGCGGTTGATCGCCTCCGGCCGGCTTCGGGGCAAAGCCCCGGATCCCGCCGCCTACGTCACGCACATGCAAGATCTGCTCGTGGACGGGCTCGTGACACGGCGCCGGGGCCGCCGCCGATCCCTGGAGACAGTGTCATGACCGCGATGCCCGTTCCCCCGAAGCGGCCGCAGCCAGTGCCGGTGCCTCAAGTGGAGCGGACGGGGCCGGAGCCCGCGCCCGGGCGCCCGTCGCGCCGTCGCCGGCACATCGTGGGGGCGGTTCTGCTGGCCATTGTGGCGGTCGCCGCCGTCGCGGCGTGGCGCTTGTTCTTCGCGGTCCCCGCCTTGCCGCCGGGAGTGATCGGTGTCAGCGGCCGCATCGAAGGTGACGAGGCCGCCGTCTCGCCGAAGACGAGCGGACGCATCCGCGTGGTCACCGTCCGGGAGGGCGATTCGGTGGAAGCCGGCGCCGTGATCGCCATCCTCGACGACGAGCAGGTGCGCGCCCGCGAGCAGCAGGCCGAGGCGATGGTCCGGCAGGCCGAGGCGCGGCTGGCCGCCGCCGAGGCCCAGCTGGCCCAGGCCGAAGCCTCCTATGCCCAGGCGCGCTGGGATCGCGACGCGTTCGCCACGCTCTTCCAGCGAGGCCTGATCGCCGAGCAGCAAGCCCGACAGGCCGAGAACAACGAGCGCACGCAGGCCGCCATCGTCGTGGCCGCGAAGCGGCAGGTCACCGCGGCGCGGGCCGACCTCGACCGGACCCGGGCCCAGCTCGAGGAAGCCAGGGCCGATCGCCAGGATCTCCGCGTGGTGGCGCCCTTCGCCGGCACCGTGGCGACGCGGACGGCGGAGCCGGGCGAAGTGGTGACGGCGGGCACTCCGATCATCACCCTCATCGACCTGGAGCAGGTCTACCTGCGCGCCTTCGTCCCCGAGGGACAGATCGGCCTGGTCCGCGTGGGCCAGCCCGCGCGCGTCTACCTGGACTCCGCCCCCACCGAACCGATCGAGGCCTTCGTGTCCCGCATCGATCCTCAAGCGACGTTCACCCCCGAGAACACCTACTTTCGCGAGGAGCGCGTGAAGCAGGTCGTCGGCGTGAAGCTGCAGCTGCGCGGCGCCTTCGGCTATGCCAAGCCCGGGATGCCGGCCGACGGCGAGATCCTGGTCGAGGGCACCGAGTGGCCGGAGGGGCGAACGCGCCGGTGACGGTCCCCGCCATCCGCGCCCGGGAGCTCTCGAAGCGCTACGGCGTTCTCGAGGCCGTGCGGGGCGTGAGCTTCGACGTCGACGAAGGGGAGATCTTCGGCCTCATCGGTCCCGACGGGGCGGGGAAGACCTCGACGTTCCAGATCCTGGCCGGCGTCATGGAACCGAGCGGCGGCGTCGCCGAGGTCTTCGGCCGTCCGGCGCGCGAGGCGCGTTCGGAGACGGGGTATCTCACGCAGGCGTTCAGCCTCTATCCCGACCTCACCGTCGCCGAGAACCTCCGGTACGCCGGCGACCTGCGCCGCGTGCCGCCGGCGGACATCGCCAGGCGTGGCCGGCGCTACCTCGAAATGTTCGATCTCGACGCGTTCGTCGACCGGCTGGCGGGAAAGCTCAGCGGGGGCATGAAGCAGAAGCTCTCGCTGGCCTGCGCGCTCGTCTCGCGGCCGCGGGTGCTCCTGCTCGATGAGCCCACCACCGGTGTCGATCCCGTCTCCCGGCGTGAGTTCTGGGATGCCCTCGCGCATCTCTCCGCCGCCGGCCTCACGATCCTGGTGGCGACTCCCTACCTGGACGAAGCGGAGCGCTGCGGCCGGGTCGCGCTCATGCACAAGGGCGAGTTCCGGCAGCTCGGCACGCCCGCCGCGCTGCGCCGGAGTCTCGGGGCCAGGCGCCTGCAAGTGCAGGCGGAGCCGCTGGCCGAGGCCGAGCGCGAGCTGTCCGCCATGGCCGACCCCGCCCGCGACATCCTGGACGTGCAGCGCTTCGGCGACCGGCTGGACCTGCTCGCCCGGCGTCCGGACGACGCCCGGCGCCTGGTGGAGCGGCGCCTGCGGGCGGCCGGTGTGCGGGTCATCGACAGCCATGTCGACGAGCCCAGCCTGGAGAACGTCTTCGTGGCCAGCCTGCGCGCGCTGGGTGAGGAGCCCAGGCAGCCGCCGTTTCCGGGCGGGCGCGACGACGGCGGCCGGCGGGGGCAGGTTGCCATCGACGCTCAGGGCCTGACGAAGCAGTTCGGGGCCTTCACCGCGGTGCGAAACGTCAGCCTGCAGATCCGGTACGGCGAGATCTACGGTCTGCTCGGGGCCAACGGCGCGGGCAAGACGACCACGATCAAGATGCTCTGCGGCCTGCTCGAGCCTACCTGGGGGGCCATCCAGCTGGCCGGGGCCCGCGCGGACCTCCGCGCGGAGAACGTTCGCCAGCGGATCGGCTACATGTCGCAGAAGTTCTCGCTCTACGACGACCTCTCGATCCGGGAGAACCTGGAATTCTTCGCCGGCGTTTACGGCGTCCCCGAGCGCGAGCGCGACGAGAAGACGCGGTGGGTTCTGGCCTTTGCGGGCCTCGAGGACCAGCAGGAGCAGATCACCGGCCGTCTGCCCGGGGGCTGGAAGCAGCGGGTGGCCTTCGGGGCGGCCATCATGCACGAGCCCAGCGTGCTGTTCCTGGACGAGCCGACGTCCGGGGTCGATCCCCTGGCGCGGCGCGCCTTCTGGCGAATGATCAACCGTCTCGCCGACGCCGGCACCGCGGTGCTGGTCACGACCCACTATCTGGAGGAATCCGAGCAGTGCAACCGGCTGGGGTTCATGGCGGCCGGCGAGCTGGTGGCGGAAGGCAGCCCCAGCGCCATCAAGAGCCGGCAGCGCGGGCATCTGCTGGAGCTCATCGTCGATCAGCCGCAGCGCGCGGCCGACGTGCTCAAGACCGACGGCGAGCGCTGGCGCGTGTCGCTCTTCGGGCCCCGGCTCCACGTGATCACCGACGACGACGTCGAGGCCGGCCGGCGCGCCGCCGTCCGGGAGCTCGAGGCCCACGGCATCCGCGTCGCGGAGGTCCGGGAGCAGCGGTTCTCGCTGGAGGACGTCTTCATCAGCGTCGTGGAGAAGGCCCGCCAGGCCCGCGAAGCGTCCGTGCCGGCCTGAGGAGGAGCGGCGATCAGGCGCATCGTGTCCCAGACGCGCAAGGAGTTGATCCAGATCGTTCGCGACTGGCGGACGCTGACGCTGGCCCTCGTGCTGCCCGTTATTCTATTAATGCTGCTGAGCGCCGGCCTCACGCTGCGGGTCGACGACCTGCCCATCGTCGTGCAGGACCTCAGCGCGTCACCCGCCTCCCGGGATTTCGTGGACGCCTTCCGGGCGTCGCTGAGCCTCCACGTCGTGGCCTGGCCCGTCGATCGCCCTCCCGACGAGGCCCTGACATCGGGCGCTGCCCGCGCCGCGCTCATCATCCCGGCGGACTTCGGCCGCGACCTCGCCCGCGGCGTGGACACGCCCGTCCAGCTCCTGGTGGACGCCTCCGACGCCAACACGGCCAAGCTCACCGCCGGGTACGCCGCCCAGATCACCCGCGCCTACAACGAGCGGGCGGCGGGCGTGAGGCGGGTCGCGCTCGTCCAGACGGCGATCCGGCTCTGGTACAACCCCGGCCTGTCGTCCAAGAAGTTCTACGGCCCCGGTATCTTCGTGCTGGGCCTCTCGATGTTCCCGCCGCTGCTCGCGGCCCTGGCCATGGCGCGCGAGAGCGAACAGAAGACGATCCTCCAGGTCTACGTCTCCAGCATCTCCGCGCACGAGTTCCTGCTGGGCAAGGTCGCCGCCTTCACGGCGGTGGCGCTGGCGGAGTGCATGCTCATGCTCGCCGTCCTGTTCACCTACTTCGACCTCCGACTGGCCGGCGACCCCACGCCCTTCATCGTCGCCACGCTCCTCTATGCGTTCTGCGTGGCGTCGTTCGGCACGATGGT encodes:
- a CDS encoding response regulator; its protein translation is MIEDDESSRDILADVLRFAGARVSACPDAYAGLKTLEEFRPDVIVCDLALPGMDGLSFLYALRAHHDSDMRHTPMLAVTGYDEIYRPEEFLRLGCEGYMMKPLSLDRVCAAVEKLGRLTGGRRCSGRSS
- a CDS encoding ABC transporter permease, whose protein sequence is MSQTRKELIQIVRDWRTLTLALVLPVILLMLLSAGLTLRVDDLPIVVQDLSASPASRDFVDAFRASLSLHVVAWPVDRPPDEALTSGAARAALIIPADFGRDLARGVDTPVQLLVDASDANTAKLTAGYAAQITRAYNERAAGVRRVALVQTAIRLWYNPGLSSKKFYGPGIFVLGLSMFPPLLAALAMARESEQKTILQVYVSSISAHEFLLGKVAAFTAVALAECMLMLAVLFTYFDLRLAGDPTPFIVATLLYAFCVASFGTMVGATVASQVAAMQLVALGGFLLVFLLSGLLFPIENIPAGLRWISNFVWGRYYIEIVRDALLQGGGWPAVWLKVVIIAVIGAVFYALAWRSMRRMQLRG
- a CDS encoding efflux RND transporter periplasmic adaptor subunit — translated: MTAMPVPPKRPQPVPVPQVERTGPEPAPGRPSRRRRHIVGAVLLAIVAVAAVAAWRLFFAVPALPPGVIGVSGRIEGDEAAVSPKTSGRIRVVTVREGDSVEAGAVIAILDDEQVRAREQQAEAMVRQAEARLAAAEAQLAQAEASYAQARWDRDAFATLFQRGLIAEQQARQAENNERTQAAIVVAAKRQVTAARADLDRTRAQLEEARADRQDLRVVAPFAGTVATRTAEPGEVVTAGTPIITLIDLEQVYLRAFVPEGQIGLVRVGQPARVYLDSAPTEPIEAFVSRIDPQATFTPENTYFREERVKQVVGVKLQLRGAFGYAKPGMPADGEILVEGTEWPEGRTRR
- a CDS encoding universal stress protein, giving the protein MYNNILLAAALQQWERYSAHAIAARDVAAVLARQAKQLYVLSVYDNETKRLPAAGVSAELMAQLREQQIQQTDRFMAERMEQYIEPLVSQGLPVTKILRLGSPRHVIVEVASEVGADLLVIGSHSKRRLFDIALGGTARHVSTHAPCEVVMVVPKKS
- a CDS encoding TetR/AcrR family transcriptional regulator, producing MVNKNARGIRRHRDPERTRRALLMAGTQLFAERGYEGAALSAIADRARVNKALVSYYFGGKRQLYLAIVTAAFGELVTRAEALATSERPAPELLREVIALIAETAMRRNPHFPAMMLREVLAGGRHLGDEALGYPLRVADVVRRIVERGMRQEAFRPVDPLLTHLSLVGGLLFFFATAPLRQRLIASGRLRGKAPDPAAYVTHMQDLLVDGLVTRRRGRRRSLETVS
- a CDS encoding alpha-amylase family protein, with translation MDASGDGCGDFEGLSRRLDYLAGLGVTCVWLQPFYPSPNRDNGYDVTDYYGVHPKHGSPGDFVEFMNHARSLGMRVIVDLVVNHTSVDHPWFQAARCDPRSPYRRWYVWAEERPPDHESGVVFPGVQKTTWTLDDASGLWYFHRFYDHQPDLDAHNPHVREEITKIMGYWLELGVSGFRMDAVPFLIERKGPGAEPVKDFGLLQEMRRFLQWRCRDAILLAEANVPPDESMQYFGDEGDRLQMMLNFPVNQRLFYALATGDTGPLVWALQQTARKPRDAQWVHFLRSHDELDLGRLAPEQRQRVFQAFAPEPSMQLYDRGIRRRLAPMLGNDRRRLELAFSLLYSLPGTPMMQYGDEIGMGDDLTLDERECARTPMQWTSERNGGFSRAERTVRPCIDDETYGYRVVNAADQRRDPNSLLNWTERRIRMRRECRELSWGEFSVVRTDVLEVLALRYEFQGVAMLTLHNFSNRRQTISLDPRLPNGDALWDVFDDNHSRSKGGEAHTITMPPYGHRWYRVGAIDNTLNRTQGID
- a CDS encoding ATP-binding cassette domain-containing protein, translated to MAGGANAPVTVPAIRARELSKRYGVLEAVRGVSFDVDEGEIFGLIGPDGAGKTSTFQILAGVMEPSGGVAEVFGRPAREARSETGYLTQAFSLYPDLTVAENLRYAGDLRRVPPADIARRGRRYLEMFDLDAFVDRLAGKLSGGMKQKLSLACALVSRPRVLLLDEPTTGVDPVSRREFWDALAHLSAAGLTILVATPYLDEAERCGRVALMHKGEFRQLGTPAALRRSLGARRLQVQAEPLAEAERELSAMADPARDILDVQRFGDRLDLLARRPDDARRLVERRLRAAGVRVIDSHVDEPSLENVFVASLRALGEEPRQPPFPGGRDDGGRRGQVAIDAQGLTKQFGAFTAVRNVSLQIRYGEIYGLLGANGAGKTTTIKMLCGLLEPTWGAIQLAGARADLRAENVRQRIGYMSQKFSLYDDLSIRENLEFFAGVYGVPERERDEKTRWVLAFAGLEDQQEQITGRLPGGWKQRVAFGAAIMHEPSVLFLDEPTSGVDPLARRAFWRMINRLADAGTAVLVTTHYLEESEQCNRLGFMAAGELVAEGSPSAIKSRQRGHLLELIVDQPQRAADVLKTDGERWRVSLFGPRLHVITDDDVEAGRRAAVRELEAHGIRVAEVREQRFSLEDVFISVVEKARQAREASVPA